AGAGGAGCCGGCGCGCCCGCGGCTTGACCGTGAGCGCATTCTGGATGCAGCTGAGGCCATCGCGAGCAGCGAGGGCGTCGGCAAGCTGACCATGCGCCGGATCGGGGCGGAGCTCGGCAACGACCCGACCGCGGTCTACCGCCACTTCCGCAACAAGCAGGAGCTGCTGGTCCACCTCGCCGACCGCCTGTTCGCCACCGAGATCCCGGTCGACCCCAAGCTCTCGTGGCGCGAGCAGATGAAGGTCGAGTTCCGCCACGCGATGTACCGCTACCGCAGCCATCCGGACCTCTCGATGCTGCTCGCCGTCCAGCCCGACGACACGCCGTCGCTGCAGCGGATCGCCGAGAGCACGCTCGCCAAGCTCGTCGACTACGGCCTCTCCGACGCCGACGCGGGCCGCATCTTCCAGCTGATCGAGAACCACATCGTCGGCACCGGCCTCTACTACGCGCTGGTCGAGGACGCCGACGACCCGCGCCTGCGCGACCCCGACGCGATGCGCCGCGTCTACGCGCTGCTGCCCGAGGACAGGTTCCCGATCGCCTCCCGGGTCGCGCCCCACCTCTTCCCCGATCTCGACGAAGCGTTCGACTTCGGCACCGACGTGATCTTGGACGCCATCGAGCGTCTCGCAAGCCATACCGGTCCCCACACCAACGACGGAGCAACCACACCATGACGCGAGCTTTCCTGGCTCCCGCGGCGGTCGCCGCGCTCGCCGCCCTGGCGGCCACGGGCTGCGGCAAGGCCCTGCCCTCCTCGACCGCGGGCAGCAGCAGCACGCCCGCACCCACGTCGACCACCCAGCTGCCGTCGACGACGCCGGCCGCCTCGGGGGCGGTAGGCAAGATCACCTGGGCGACCTACCGCGACGTCGGGACGCTCGACCCGATCCAGGCGTTCGACTACCCGGAGAACACGGTCGACACCGCGCTCTGCGACTCGCTGCTCAAGCAGAACCCGGACGGCTCGCTGGCCGCCGGCATCTCGTCGCTGCCCGAGCATCCCGACGACAAGACCACGATCTTCCGCCTCAACCCCGACGCGAGGTTCTCCGACGGCAAGCCGGTCACGGCCGCCGACGTCGTCTGGGACCTCAAGCGCGCCCAGGACCCGAAGGCCGGCGGCTTCTACCCCGCGGTCTTCACCCGCGTCACGTCGATCGTCGCGACCGACGACCACACGGTCACGATCAAGCTCAGCAGGCCCGATTACTGGCTCGACGGCGAGCTTTCCCAGATGGCCGGCATCGTCTACGAGAAGGCCTACGCGGAGTCCAAGGGCAAGTCCTTCGGCACGCCGTCGGCCCCGACCGTCTGCGCCGGCCCCTACAAGGTGAAGTCCTGGAACGCGGGCGCCAGCCTGACCGTCGAGGCCAACCCCAACTACTGGTCGACGCCGAAGGCCAAGGTCAGGGAGATCTCCTTCAAGGGCGTCCCGGACGAGTCGTCGCTGACGACCGGCCTGATCACCGGCGGCATCCAGGGCTCCTACCCGCAGGCGCTGTCCTCGCTGGACCAGCTCAAGACCAACGGCAAGGTCACGGTCACCGAGGGCTCGTCCTACGCGCTGGACGCGATCGTCATCTCCAGCCTCAGGGGCGCGCTCGGCGACGTCCGCGTCCGCCAGGCGCTGTCGGCCGCGATCGACCGCAAGGCCTACATCAACACCGTCTACAAGGGCGGCGCGCAGGTCCCGCGCAACCTCGCCAACCCCGGCGCGTGGGGCTACGGCAGGGACGTCTTCGAGGCCGACTGGCAGAAGCTGCCGGAGATGACCCAGGACCTGGCCAGGGCCAAGGACCTGATCAGGCAGGCCGGCGCCTCGGGCAAGACCATCACCTTGGGCATGACCAACGAGGTCTCCAACCTCGCCTCGGCGGCCAACGCGATCCGCACGGCGGGCGAGGCGATCGGGCTGAAGGTGAAGTTCAAGGCCGTCTCGGCGCAGAACTTCATCAACTTCTTCACCGACCCCAAGGCGCGTGAGGGCATCGACGGCTTCCCGACCGTCAACTACCCCGACTACGCCGACCCGGCCGCGCTCTACAACA
The sequence above is a segment of the Conexibacter woesei Iso977N genome. Coding sequences within it:
- a CDS encoding TetR/AcrR family transcriptional regulator, producing MEEGAVLAGEEPARPRLDRERILDAAEAIASSEGVGKLTMRRIGAELGNDPTAVYRHFRNKQELLVHLADRLFATEIPVDPKLSWREQMKVEFRHAMYRYRSHPDLSMLLAVQPDDTPSLQRIAESTLAKLVDYGLSDADAGRIFQLIENHIVGTGLYYALVEDADDPRLRDPDAMRRVYALLPEDRFPIASRVAPHLFPDLDEAFDFGTDVILDAIERLASHTGPHTNDGATTP
- a CDS encoding ABC transporter substrate-binding protein, which gives rise to MTRAFLAPAAVAALAALAATGCGKALPSSTAGSSSTPAPTSTTQLPSTTPAASGAVGKITWATYRDVGTLDPIQAFDYPENTVDTALCDSLLKQNPDGSLAAGISSLPEHPDDKTTIFRLNPDARFSDGKPVTAADVVWDLKRAQDPKAGGFYPAVFTRVTSIVATDDHTVTIKLSRPDYWLDGELSQMAGIVYEKAYAESKGKSFGTPSAPTVCAGPYKVKSWNAGASLTVEANPNYWSTPKAKVREISFKGVPDESSLTTGLITGGIQGSYPQALSSLDQLKTNGKVTVTEGSSYALDAIVISSLRGALGDVRVRQALSAAIDRKAYINTVYKGGAQVPRNLANPGAWGYGRDVFEADWQKLPEMTQDLARAKDLIRQAGASGKTITLGMTNEVSNLASAANAIRTAGEAIGLKVKFKAVSAQNFINFFTDPKAREGIDGFPTVNYPDYADPAALYNTIVAPDGSQNYSAFRDAEINSLMDQARATGDPDGRAKLVAQAGDKIAQQLPWIPMAAPDNVLITSSNLSGAPASFVYMGGPWANLLGGK